A genomic segment from Deltaproteobacteria bacterium encodes:
- a CDS encoding MaoC family dehydratase, which yields MATRIVEFKDVKSLVGQELGVSDWHPVVQEEINAFANATHDHQWIHLDVERAKKESPFGGPVAHGYYTLSLAPHLMSQIWAVAGVKMGVNYGLNKLRFPSPVLIGKRVRARATLNNVEDVPGGIQVTVGMSFEVEGSDKPVCVAEGLFRYYA from the coding sequence ATGGCAACACGTATCGTCGAATTCAAGGACGTGAAATCGTTGGTCGGGCAGGAACTCGGGGTGTCGGACTGGCATCCGGTCGTGCAAGAGGAGATCAATGCCTTCGCCAACGCCACTCATGATCATCAGTGGATTCACCTCGACGTAGAACGCGCAAAGAAAGAGTCGCCTTTCGGTGGTCCTGTCGCGCACGGTTACTATACCTTGTCGCTAGCACCGCATTTAATGAGTCAGATTTGGGCAGTGGCTGGCGTCAAAATGGGCGTGAATTATGGTCTCAATAAACTGCGCTTCCCCTCGCCGGTGCTGATTGGCAAGCGCGTGCGTGCTCGCGCGACGCTGAACAATGTCGAAGATGTCCCTGGCGGCATTCAGGTGACTGTCGGCATGTCCTTTGAAGTCGAAGGCAGCGACAAGCCAGTGTGCGTGGCGGAAGGGCTGTTCCGCTATTACGCATGA